Genomic window (Oryzihumus leptocrescens):
CGATCGGGACGCGGGAGACCAGCTGGCGCAGGGCGTTGTCCTGGATCCGCGGGTCGAGGGTGGTCTGGATCGTCAGGCCGCCGGTGGTGATCGCGTTGACCCGCTCCTTGACCGTCCTGCCGAGGCCGGGCTGCTCCTTGAGCCAGTTGATGACGTACTGGCAGAAGTAGTTGTACCCCGGTCGCGCCGCGGCGCAGGAGCTCTGCCCCTGGGTGACCTTGAGCGCCAGCTTGGACGCCCGGGCCTGGGTCCACTGGGCGTCGGTGATGAGGCCGAGGTCGTGCATGCGGTCGAGCACGACGTTGCGGCGGGCCAGTGCGCGGTCGGGGTGGTGGACCGGGTCGGTGCTGGAGGGCAGCTGGACCAGCCCGGCCAGCAGCGCCGCCTGCTGCAGGTTGAGCTTGCTGGCGGGGATGCCGAAGTAGTGGTGCGACGCGGCCTCGACGCCGTAGGCCTGGTCGCCGTAGTAGACCAGGTTGAGGTAGCCCTCGAGGATCTGGTCCTTGGTCAGCTTCTTCTCCAGCGTGACCGCGAACTTGAGCTCCTGCAGCTTGCGCTGGTAGCTCTTGGCGACCGCAGCCTGGGCGGCCTCCTTGTCGTTGTTGCGCAAGGCGTTCTCCTGCAGCGTGATCTTGACGTACTGCTGCGTGAGGGTCGAGGCGCCCTGGGTGTTGCCGCCGTTGGCGTTGGAGATGAGCGCGCGGGCGATGCCGTGCAGGTCGACGCCGCCGTGCTCGTAGAAGCGGGAGTCCTCGATCGCCACCTGCGCCTGGCGCATGATCGGGGCCACCTTGGACAGCGGCACGACGATGCGGTTCTCGTCGTACGGCGTGGCGATCAGCGATCCGTCCGCGGCGAGGATCCGGGACTGCTGTGACAGCGGGGACTGCTTGAACTCACCCGGAAGGGAGTCGAAGGCCTGCACCCCCGAGCGGGCGGCGGCGCCGGTGGCGCCGGCAAGCGGCATGACCAGCCCCGCTCCGAGCAGCCCCATGACCACCGAGGTGGCCACGAGGGCGCCGAGCAGACTGGTGATGCTGGCGAGGTTGGTGGCGCGTCCCTGCATGCCGGCCAGCATACGTGCGGACCCCACCTGATCAGTGACTAGTCACTTTGGGGGTGTCCCGAACTATCCGTCCTAGTCATGGTCCTGACCTGTGCTTGCTCCCTATCGTCGAAGCATCGAGAACGGACGATCTGTCCGTTTTGAGAGCAGGGAGGCCAACCGTGACCGTCATGACTTCGCGCAGCACGAGCGCTGGAGCCGGTCGTCGCGTGTGGGTCGAGGACTGGGCTCAGCAGGGGGCTTGCGGCAAGGCCGATCCGGACGCGTTGTTCGTCCAGGGCGCCGCACAGCAGATTGCCAAGCAGATTTGCATGGGCTGCCCTGTCATCGCCGAGTGCCTCGCCGACGCGCTCGACAACCGCACCGAGTTCGGGGTGTGGGGTGGGATGACCGAGCGCGAGCGTCGG
Coding sequences:
- a CDS encoding WhiB family transcriptional regulator, with amino-acid sequence MTSRSTSAGAGRRVWVEDWAQQGACGKADPDALFVQGAAQQIAKQICMGCPVIAECLADALDNRTEFGVWGGMTERERRALLKRRPNVPSWRAVLETARLNADRPAS